CACTTTCGATGGCAATTTCCGCAAGATCCTGGGAATTGGGGTTTATATTGATCGCACAATCCGCGAACACGAACCTTTCTTCACCACGGACCATGATGAAGACTCCAGAGGTCTTTTGGACGCCTGGCTTTGTCTTAATGATCTGCAGTGCCGGACGGACCGTATCGGCCGTCGAATGAGTCGCACCGCTCACCATTCCATGTGCCAGTTTCATGTGGACGAGCATCGTTCCAAAATAGTTCTCATCCATCAACATTTCACGTGCTTGTTCGACTGTCGCTTTACCTGCACGGACCTTTACAAACGCTTCCACCATTTCATCCATCATGATATAATTCTTCGGATCATATATTTCGACTGCATCAAGGGCGATTTTCAATTCCTTTGCCTTTTCGGAAATCAATTCAATATCCCCGATCAATACGGGTGTAACTAGTTTAGATTTTGCAAGCCTGCCTGCAGCTCCCAAAATCCGTTCATCCAAACCCTCTGGAAATACGATCTTTAAATTATGCCCCATAACTTTCGATTCCAACATTTCAAATAAATTGCTCACTGGCTCTTCCTCCTTTTTAGATACGTTTCCCCTGATTGTACAATTTTTAACCATTTAACCGTGCTTCCCTATCCTGCCTTTTTTAGAATACTCCAGCAGCCCCGTAAATTCCAGCCACATCTCCATATCAAAAACGGCGACGACGTTTGCGGGTTGAACTATATTTCCTTATACTTAAACTATGTTATATTAAAGCTATAATAAGACTTAGGAGTGATCGTAATGAGTGAAGCAGCACAAACACTGGACGGCTGGTATTGTCTACATGATTTCCGCCTGATCGATTGGGCTTCTTGGAAAACGTTATCAAGCGACGAACGCCAACTAGCCATTTCGGAGTTCCAAGGATTACTTGAGAAATGGAATATGACACAAAGCGACAACGAAGGCAGCCATGCCCTCTATTCCATCGTTGGCCAGAAAGCGGATTTCATGCTCATGTTTGCCCGCCCGACAATGGAAGAATTGAATGCAATCGAAAACGAATTCAATAAAACGAAGCTTGCCGAATATTCCATTCCCGCTTATTCATACGTTTCAGTTGTGGAGCTAAGCAATTATCTAGCAGGCGGAGATGGTGAGGACCCTTATCAGAACCCTCATGTACGTTCCAGACTGTATCCAATCCTGCCAAAATCAAAACATGTTTGCTTCTATCCAATGGACAAGCGTCGTGAAGGCGATGATAACTGGTATATGCTTTCCATGGAAGAACGCAAAGGCTTGATGCGTTCACATGGCTTGATTGGCCGCAGTTATGCTGGCAAGGTAAAACAAATCATTTCCGGTTCTGTCGGTTTTGACGACTATGAATGGGGCGTAACCCTCTTCGCAGATGATGTCCTTCAATTCAAGAAATTGATTTATGAAATGCGTTTTGATGAAGTGAGCGCCCGTTACGCTGCGTTCGGCTCTTTCTTTGTAGGCAATATCCTGCCTGAAGAAAACATAGCCTCTTTCCTCTACGTATAAGACACTTTAGCTTCCGCTTCCGGAAGCTTTTTTTATTTTCCCCAGCTATGGAATAAATCCAACATTCACCCCATACATTTTCAATAGTGATGAATGTGATTTTCACCGCCTCATTCAAACGTTTTCGGAAAAGGTACGCCTAAATCCAGTAAGGTGTCATTTATTATTAGCCGTATAGCGGATATGACTTTACCCGCTTAAACGAGGAAAGGCAATGTTACTTAAGCTTACAATTCATTGTGGTTTTTTAAGCAGCCGGGGAAGGTCAGGACCGGTCGCTATAAAAATCCCACATTTGCTTTAAGTACTCGGCGTTTAACCACCAAAATCAAAATGCCTTGAATTTTAGGAGGGAATGCAATGTCACAGAATAATCCTTATGGTAACTACCCTTATGGAGGAAGTCCTTATTACCCGAATGAAAACAATGAGTCGAGCCAGCGGCAGCAGGTACCTTACCAGCAGCAGCAGTCATATGGGCAGCAGCAACAAGCATATCAACAGCCAGCATACCAGCCACAGCAGCCAACGATCGCTGGCACCCCGCAGCAGATCCCGATGCCCATGAATCAATCGACACCCGGTCCACAGGTTCCAGGCATGCTTCCAGTCGAAGCATCATACATCGAAAACATCTTGCGCTTGAACAAAGGGAAGTTGGCGACTGTTTATACGACGTTTGAAAATAATAAAGAATGGAATGCAAAGATCTTCAAAGGAATCATCGAGGCTGCAGGGCGGGACCACCTGATCATAAGCGATCCTCAAACCGGCAAACGGTATTTAATCCCGATGGTCTACTTGGACTATATTACCTTTGATGAAGAAATTGAATACGACTATCCATTTGGCGGCGGCGCTGGGCTTGCCACCTATTCGCCAAGGTGAATGATATGAAATGATAAAAAAAGGCCTCAGAATCGCATTGATTTTGAGGCCCTTCTTTATGGAAATGTGACTAAATCCCGCACCTACAAGTACTTATAGGCAGCAATGATCATCAATACCCAAGCCGTCAGGAACGACACTCCGCCAAGCGGTGTGATGGCCCCCAACACCTTGATCTGTGTAACGCTCAGGACGAACAGGCTTCCGGAAAACAGGATGATCCCTATTAACATCAGCCAGCCGGACCAGTTGATTAGCGGGCTTGAAATTTTCCCTGCCAATAAACCGATCACCAACAAACCTACCGCATGGAACATTTGATATTGAACGGCCGTTTGCCATGTTTCCAAGTATTTATCGGGAATCTTCCCTTCGAGCCCATGTGCACCGAATGCGCCTAGTGCGACAGCAATGAACCCATTGATTGCGCCTAAAATGATGAACAGTTTCACTATTATTTCGCTTCCCTTCGCTACTTTTAAAAATCGAATAAAGACTCCCCATTGGCTTCATCCATTTTAACCGGCTCTACATTGGGAGTGGCCGACATGATGGGCTGGGACAATGCGATTGGCTTCGATATGCCGACGCTTCCCGCTTTTTCATCAACCATTACTTCACATAAGGCTTTAATGGCAATGACATAACCCTGAACCTTATCCTCTGAATTTGCCTGCTTTGCCTTCGAAGCAAGTTCTTCGATTTTATCGAGCATTTTTATTGAAGAAATATCCAAATTTACCACCTCGTCCATATACAGGTCAAAACTTTCATCACTAGCATAGCAAAAATCAAGCAAGAAAACACCTTTGCAAAACCCTCTACTTCATATTTTTCTTGGCTGTAAATTCGAGGCATGACTGTCCCGAGGATCTAAAAACATCAAGAGAAGGCAGGTTTGCCGTTTTGAATTGGAAAGAGCGGCACCCTTTTGGAAAGTTGGGATCCCAAGTGACGTAAAAATGACGGCACGCCATGCAATTCACCCGCTTCACATTCCTTTTCGAATCATCGCTCATGAGATTTCCCAGTCAATGGTCGATTCCCCCATATCCATTAGAAATTGATTGGTTTTGGAAAACGGTTTGCTGCCAAAGAAACCACGGGATGCCGAAAGCGGACTAGGATGAACGGATGTAATGATTTTATGGCGGCTTACATCAATCAAAGGGATTTTCGTTTGGGCAGGTTTTCCCCATAGGATGAAAACGATCGGTTTCTGCCGCTCATTCAGCAGGCGGATGATTTGATTAGTGAAAATTTCCCACCCTTTTCCGCGGTGTGAATGCGCTTCTCCTTCACGGACAGTCAAGACGGCATTCAAGAGAAGCACCCCTTGCTTAGCCCATTCAACAAGGTATCCATCATTGGGAATATCAGAACCTAAATCAGCATGCAGCTCCTTAAAGATATTTCTTAATGAAGGCGGAATGCGCACCTCAGGTTTAACGGAAAAGCTGAGGCCGTGCGCTTGATCGGGCCCATGGTAAGGATCCTGCCCAAGGATGACCACCTTTACGCTTTCATAAGGCGTATAATGAAGGGCATTGAAAATATCATCCTGATCCGGATGAATGACTTGCTCTTCATACTCTCGCTTTATGAATTCCCTTAGCTCCCGGTAATATTCTTTTTTGAATTCCTCTTTCAATAGAGGCCACCAATCATTTGTCAATATCTGCTTTACCATAGGCACAGCCCCTCTCTTCTTTTAACCTATATTATAACAAACGTTCGGCCATCCCTTTTCGATAGACCACGATATATGTTTCTTTATACCCCTTATGTGGGAAGATAGATAGATAGTTAGCAAGCAATTAAACCATGTTGGAGGATTCCCTATGAAAAAATGGTACAAAAGAAAACGATTTTACCTGCTTGTCGGCATTTTGCTCGTCGTGACAGCAGTGATCGTCTATAACAGCTACAAGCCACTTCCCAAAGGCATTTCCTATGAAGGGAAGGTTCATCACGTCGAGGATGTCGATTTCATCTATGATCTTTCCTATCACGATGAACAAGGGAACCTTAAACATGAGCAGCGCATTTTTCAAACCATCAATGAAGCCATCGAAGAGGCCGACTCTTATATCATAATCGATATGTTTTTGTTCAATGATTTTTACGATGAAAAGATAAACTTCCCTAAGCTAACCAAAACGCTGACGGATGAACTGGTTGCCCAAAAGAAAAAGAAACCCGGACTTCAGGTGATATTCATTACCGATGAAGTGAATACTTCCTATAATGCATACGAGCTGGAGGCGCTTGAAACCTTGAAGCAAAATGGGATCGATGTCGTCGTGACCAATTTAGACCGGCTTCGCGACCCCAACCCTCTCTATTCCGGTGTGTACCGGACCTTTTTCCAATGGTTTGGCGAACAGGGGAAAGGCTGGATCGTCAATCCAATGGCCAAGACTGCACCAAAGGTAACCATTCGTTCTTACCTTAGACTGATGAATATTAAAGCCAATCACAGGAAAGTGGTCGCCACCGAAAAAACGGCAATCATCTCATCTGCCAATCCCCATGACGCGAGCGGCTTCCATTCCAATATCGCGTTTCAGATGAAGGGGAATATCATCGATGATTTCATTAAAGCGGAAGAAGCGGCTTCGAATTTCTCCGGTGGTCCAAAGACATTCCCGGAGTTCAACGAGACGACTGAGGATAGAGGACCGATCTCGGTACAATTGCTTACGGAAGGAAAAATCAATACGCATGTACTTAAAGCGATTAACGATACCAGGAAAGGGGACAAAATCCACCTTGCCATGTTTTACATCGCCGACCGTGAAGTGGTCGAAGCGTTGACGGATGCAGCTAGACGGGGCGTGAAAATCCAAATGATCCTGGACCCGAATCAGAATGCCTTCGGAAGTGAAAAAATCGGTCTGCCCAACCTTCCTGTTGCCGCCGAATTTGAAAAATTGGGAGATGAAAACATTTCGATCCGCTGGTACAAAACCGATAAAGAACAATTTCATACAAAGTTGATGATGATAAAAAAAGAAAAAGAAACGATCGTTCTTGGCGGGTCAGCCAATTACACCTCACGTAATCTCGATGACTTTAACCTTGAAGCGAATGTTGAAATCCATGCACCAAATGATGCGGACATTTCTTATGATGTCGCTGATTATTTTCAAAGGCTGTGGACAAATCGCAACGGAACATACACTGCCGACTATAGTGAATATCAGAAGAATCTTCCCGTTTTCAAATATTTAACATACCGCATCCAGAAGGTGTTTCGCTTCACCACTTATTAAATTATTTTGTTATAAGATGTTTAGGTTCTCCTAAATAAGGTTATATACTACTATAGCTAATTAACAATCACGATAAACAAGATTCCAATTACCTAATCTTACATTGAAATTCAAGGAGGAGTTTATATGTATCAAGTACATGTAGTAGAAAACGGTTTACAAGCAAAGGAAAAAATTGACGAGTTAGTTACTTCAGGATATACGAAGGACGATGTTTATTTGTTCGCTCACGATAAAACCCGTTCGAAGCACCTAACCGAGAATACGCATACAGAAGATGTGGGAATGAAGGAACAAGGCTTCCTTGATACGATCGGCAATCTATTCAAATCACGCGGAGATGAGCTTCGTAACCGAATGAGCAATCTAGGACTTACTGACATGGAAGCAGAACGCTATGAGGAAGTGCTTGATGAGGGCAAAGTCGTCATCGTCGCTTCGAAATAATTCACTGACATGAGGTAAACCATTACCCTATATATCAAACGGGACCCATTTACGGGTCCCGTTTTTTTTGCAAATCATTATCCTAGTATACTTTGATACATTGCCTTTGCTTGGATCATATCCTTCGTGCCATGTATCAGCGCCCTGCCATCCTCGAAAATGACAATCCGCTCTCCATCCTTTTCACAGGAGACTAGAAAAGGATTGAATGTCACTACATAGCCGCTTCCGATCAGATCCTTCGCCAGCTTCTCGAGCTGCAGCTTGACGGGCCTGGGCGGCCTGACCTGTACAGTGTCCCTACCGCAAAGGATCGCTGTTTTCGTTGCGTTTTCCCTAGTTAAAAAGGGATACGACCTCTGCTCACCGCAAGAGAGGCAATCTTTCGTTTTCGCTTTTGTTAATTTTACCGATTGATATTGATTCCGCCACAGATCGAATATAACGAGCGCTGGTCGAACCGCTCCCCAATCTTCAGTAAGGATTTTCAAGGCCTCCGCCGTTTGATGCGCAGCTACCATCGTTACCGCCGGTGATATGATTCCGCCTGTGTCACAGGTCATGCCTTGAATGGGAATCGTTTTAAGCAAGCAGTGCAAGCAAGGCGTTTGTCCGGGAACGATCGGCAAGGTCATGCCGACGCTGCCGACGCAAGCCCCATAAATCCATGGAATATGAAGCTTTTGGGACAGGTCATTGATGATCATCCGTGTTTCGAAGTTATCGGTTGCATCCAGTATCAAATCAACAGCATCAAGCTGCCGTTCCAAGTTTTGCGCAGTTGCATCCATGATGACGGCGTTCACTTGCACCCCATGATCGATTTCACGTATATGACGCTTTGCGGCTTCAGCCTTTGGCAGCCTCTCTTCGACATCCCGTTCTGTATACATTTGCTGGCGCTGTAAATTACTAAGCTCCACATAATCCCGATCCACGATGGTTAGCTTCCCTACTCCCGCACGGGTGAGGGCCTCGGCATTTGCAGCTCCCAAAGCCCCTGCCCCCAGAATCAAGACATGCTTCCTCCTTATTTTCAATTGGCCCGTCTCACCAATCGGGGCAAATAAGATCTGCCTGGAATGTCGTTCTTTCAATTCGTCGACTCTCTCCAATTCGCTCAGCCTCCGCTTACAGGTGGAATGAAGGCCACTGTATCACCATCTGAAAGAATCGTGTTATCATCGGCGAATTCTTCATTGACCGCCGTCATCACTGTTTCGAGGCCTCCCAATTGATATTCCGCCTCCATTTTCCCTTTCAACTCAGCCACACTCCACCCATTTCCTTCTATGGAAATAGCCTCTTTTCCTGATTCATCTCTTAATTGGGCAAATAAGAGTACTTTAATCATGGATATCCACCTCCTTCGGTTTTCCGGTTGGATATGAAACGGTTTCCAACTGATTCCCGATCCACGTCTCCCCATCTTCCCAATGTTCCTTTTTCCAGATCGGGACAATTTCTTTAATTCTTTCAATTGCATACCGATTTGCCTCATATGCATCATTTCGATGCGGCGTACTAACGGCAATGACGACAGCAATATCCGTAATGTCCAGTTTACCTACACGATGGGTGATCGCCGTTTCCGCTTCAGGCCACCGAACCTTGATTTCCGCTCCGATTTGCGCTAATTTCTTGATTGCCATCGGTTCATATGCCTCGTAAACCAAGAATAGCGTTTTTTTCCCCTTGGTCAATTCCCGCACCGTCCCAATAAAGGTCGTGATGGCCCCTGCATTTCGTTTAACTACTTTATCAATCACATCCTGGATGACGATCGGCTCTTTTGATAGGTTATAATTCATGTCCACCATCCTTTATATGCAATCCCTTTTGGTTAATATGGATTGCTTCTTGATAGTCTTCCATCGTATTCATA
This genomic stretch from Peribacillus muralis harbors:
- the moaD gene encoding molybdopterin converting factor subunit 1; its protein translation is MIKVLLFAQLRDESGKEAISIEGNGWSVAELKGKMEAEYQLGGLETVMTAVNEEFADDNTILSDGDTVAFIPPVSGG
- a CDS encoding phospholipase D family protein, with the translated sequence MKKWYKRKRFYLLVGILLVVTAVIVYNSYKPLPKGISYEGKVHHVEDVDFIYDLSYHDEQGNLKHEQRIFQTINEAIEEADSYIIIDMFLFNDFYDEKINFPKLTKTLTDELVAQKKKKPGLQVIFITDEVNTSYNAYELEALETLKQNGIDVVVTNLDRLRDPNPLYSGVYRTFFQWFGEQGKGWIVNPMAKTAPKVTIRSYLRLMNIKANHRKVVATEKTAIISSANPHDASGFHSNIAFQMKGNIIDDFIKAEEAASNFSGGPKTFPEFNETTEDRGPISVQLLTEGKINTHVLKAINDTRKGDKIHLAMFYIADREVVEALTDAARRGVKIQMILDPNQNAFGSEKIGLPNLPVAAEFEKLGDENISIRWYKTDKEQFHTKLMMIKKEKETIVLGGSANYTSRNLDDFNLEANVEIHAPNDADISYDVADYFQRLWTNRNGTYTADYSEYQKNLPVFKYLTYRIQKVFRFTTY
- a CDS encoding MoeB/ThiF family adenylyltransferase → MKERHSRQILFAPIGETGQLKIRRKHVLILGAGALGAANAEALTRAGVGKLTIVDRDYVELSNLQRQQMYTERDVEERLPKAEAAKRHIREIDHGVQVNAVIMDATAQNLERQLDAVDLILDATDNFETRMIINDLSQKLHIPWIYGACVGSVGMTLPIVPGQTPCLHCLLKTIPIQGMTCDTGGIISPAVTMVAAHQTAEALKILTEDWGAVRPALVIFDLWRNQYQSVKLTKAKTKDCLSCGEQRSYPFLTRENATKTAILCGRDTVQVRPPRPVKLQLEKLAKDLIGSGYVVTFNPFLVSCEKDGERIVIFEDGRALIHGTKDMIQAKAMYQSILG
- a CDS encoding general stress protein, with product MYQVHVVENGLQAKEKIDELVTSGYTKDDVYLFAHDKTRSKHLTENTHTEDVGMKEQGFLDTIGNLFKSRGDELRNRMSNLGLTDMEAERYEEVLDEGKVVIVASK
- the pta gene encoding phosphate acetyltransferase — its product is MSNLFEMLESKVMGHNLKIVFPEGLDERILGAAGRLAKSKLVTPVLIGDIELISEKAKELKIALDAVEIYDPKNYIMMDEMVEAFVKVRAGKATVEQAREMLMDENYFGTMLVHMKLAHGMVSGATHSTADTVRPALQIIKTKPGVQKTSGVFIMVRGEERFVFADCAININPNSQDLAEIAIESAKTAQMFDIEPRVALLSFSTKGSAVSPETQKVVDAVNLAKEIDPEIILDGEFQFDAAFVPSVARQKAPDSLIQGDANVFIFPSLEAGNISYKMVQRLGGFEAVGPILQGLNRPVNDLSRGCNEEDVYKLAVITAAQGFVAQYQ
- the hemQ gene encoding hydrogen peroxide-dependent heme synthase is translated as MSEAAQTLDGWYCLHDFRLIDWASWKTLSSDERQLAISEFQGLLEKWNMTQSDNEGSHALYSIVGQKADFMLMFARPTMEELNAIENEFNKTKLAEYSIPAYSYVSVVELSNYLAGGDGEDPYQNPHVRSRLYPILPKSKHVCFYPMDKRREGDDNWYMLSMEERKGLMRSHGLIGRSYAGKVKQIISGSVGFDDYEWGVTLFADDVLQFKKLIYEMRFDEVSARYAAFGSFFVGNILPEENIASFLYV
- a CDS encoding uracil-DNA glycosylase; the encoded protein is MVKQILTNDWWPLLKEEFKKEYYRELREFIKREYEEQVIHPDQDDIFNALHYTPYESVKVVILGQDPYHGPDQAHGLSFSVKPEVRIPPSLRNIFKELHADLGSDIPNDGYLVEWAKQGVLLLNAVLTVREGEAHSHRGKGWEIFTNQIIRLLNERQKPIVFILWGKPAQTKIPLIDVSRHKIITSVHPSPLSASRGFFGSKPFSKTNQFLMDMGESTIDWEIS
- a CDS encoding molybdenum cofactor biosynthesis protein MoaE; the protein is MNYNLSKEPIVIQDVIDKVVKRNAGAITTFIGTVRELTKGKKTLFLVYEAYEPMAIKKLAQIGAEIKVRWPEAETAITHRVGKLDITDIAVVIAVSTPHRNDAYEANRYAIERIKEIVPIWKKEHWEDGETWIGNQLETVSYPTGKPKEVDIHD
- a CDS encoding YwdI family protein, with protein sequence MDISSIKMLDKIEELASKAKQANSEDKVQGYVIAIKALCEVMVDEKAGSVGISKPIALSQPIMSATPNVEPVKMDEANGESLFDF
- a CDS encoding DUF423 domain-containing protein, which gives rise to MKLFIILGAINGFIAVALGAFGAHGLEGKIPDKYLETWQTAVQYQMFHAVGLLVIGLLAGKISSPLINWSGWLMLIGIILFSGSLFVLSVTQIKVLGAITPLGGVSFLTAWVLMIIAAYKYL
- the gerQ gene encoding spore coat protein GerQ; this translates as MSQNNPYGNYPYGGSPYYPNENNESSQRQQVPYQQQQSYGQQQQAYQQPAYQPQQPTIAGTPQQIPMPMNQSTPGPQVPGMLPVEASYIENILRLNKGKLATVYTTFENNKEWNAKIFKGIIEAAGRDHLIISDPQTGKRYLIPMVYLDYITFDEEIEYDYPFGGGAGLATYSPR